TCCCATACCTACCGCTGAAATTTTATGGTGTACACATTGTTACCCAGAGACAAGGTTATGGTCATCATATTACATTGCTCGGATGCAATCTTTTACCCAATTAATCAGTATTAGCCCGACATATGTGAACCTTGGAGACGATTGatgtaaacataatttattatgtcGGTTTCTGATGCATAATTTATTACTTAAGTTctgattcataatttattacttcAATTCCAATTCATAATTTATTCGCATTTATgtcagataaaaataaaataacaaacactataacataaattaattaaaccaTATTGTACACATACAAAGTTACTATCATTACaatcatgtaataaaaaaaatatcaacgaTGTCCACGAACATTACGTGATCGTCTCGTGTAGACTGCCCCATCATCTGTCACACTCCGGGCTAACTGCAACTTTGCCTCCGTACTCTCATATGCGTCAGTGCCTTAAGTGATCTGACGACAATCTATCATGCGCTGAAGGATACTGACAATGCACCTAAATATACCTTGCaccaatttcaaaataatttaaacttgtcaaatatattgtttaatcacataataaaaaaacttaccGCTTGTGCACGCTCATCTTGAGACGAATGACCTGTCTGCTCAGCATTTGGACTATGAAGGAGATGACGTGGTACAACACTGGGTCGATTTCCAAGTTCATCCCTGCGAATGTATGGGTGTGATACCGTCCTAAACTAAGACATGTACTCAGGAACACATGCAGATGGACTAGAAGCAACTCTTAAACCTGTCACCACGTGGTGATCAAATTGCAACCACCTTTGATCAATGACATGTGCACCATGAGCCTCAGCCGCCATCGGTGATGGTGGAATGCTCTGCTCGTACCCAAATTGGCGCAATACACGCTCAGGCATATGTCTTTGTGATAAGCTGCCCAATCGCAAGTGACCCGAGAATAAATAAATGGTCTCAAATGGTTTGCTCAATCTATGGTCCTCATACGGAGTTCAGATGATGTCATCGTGTGTGACCCCATCCAACTGCACCCGCACATCACCAACTGCGCAAATTTGATGGGCAACAATATACCATGTTGCTCGTGGGTGTACCTCGTCATATGAGGGATTAATATCCTTTCTTCCCATGCTCGAGAAGTGCTCATAAATCCATGCCTACGTAATTCAGCAtactaattataaaatatttaatacaaaacatTATGGAATGTAACATGTGATTGCTAATTATTTGTATGGTTTCATACTTGAACCAATGTCACATAACTGGCCAACTGCTTCGTGTTAAAATAAGATGCATCCCCCAACTTCTCATATAGATATGTAAGTGTTGCTGCTCCCCATGCATATCCATGACACATATGTAGATTGTTGAATAATAATAAGTACGATGTAAATACAAAGGTGACACTTTTATCTGCAAAAATAGTGTATCCAAGAAGATGCAACAAGTAAGCATTGGCAACACACTCCCAAGCCTCCTGAGCGCAACATTCCTCATATATATCTCGAAGCCAACTCAATCGTACGTGGACACCTCGACACTGCCTCATCTTTGCCTTCCCCCAAGTCTCATCCACCCCTAGTAACTCAACTAAAATTGTTACAACTTCGTTGTACTCTAAGGGCACATATGTTGGGAATTAACCCAAAATGGGGTGGTGTAAAAGAGATGACACATCATCAAGTGTGATGGTCATCTCACCTACGGGAAGGTGGAAAGAGTTTGTCTCCTGATGCCACCTTTCGACAAAGGCTGAAATCAATCCATTGTCACCCACTTCATAACTTATATTGCACAAACTAAACAATCCAGAATTTTGTACAAGTAGCTCAATATTAGCATGAGGCATCCCAAATTTACGTAATTTCCTACCATGAGATACCAATTTAAGTTCTCCCCGAtcctaatataatttttttatatattaaatataattaaataaatttaaataataattaataaagataatttAATTGAAGGTTTTTTCGTTCTTACCTCACCCTCCCAAAGCTTAACAACAACATGCTCAACAAAATTTACCAGTAAAGACATATCAGAAGGTCCTCCAGGAAACCCTTCTCCCTGGTCTACTTGGTCATCATTTTGTAATCCTTGTTCATTGACATTATCAATATGAACATCATCATCAATCCTTTCCTCGACACCACCTCGGTCTCTTCTACGGATGGATGTCGTCGGTCTTCTGCGATCATGATCCTAAGATTCACCACCTTTAGTTTTAGCCATATCTATCAACAAcacaatttgaatttcaattatttacaaataatgaATAATATAATCATGAATTTGTgtacataatataaaatttaaaaaagtttttaacAAGTGGGTTGGAAACTAAATACATAACAAAAACGCAAAATCACAAAAATGCAAACTTTGTAAGAACActaccggattacataatccgaaacaCACACACAATGTAAACCTTAaccggattacgtaatccggaaTTACTAAAATACCTAAACCGGATTACCTAATTCAGAATTACTTAAATAACCTAAACTAGATTAAGTAATCCGGTATTACTTTACATTCTCAACTgtaccggattacataatcggGTGCCTATTACGAAAAAATGCAGGTTTCAAACGGATTACACAGTGAGTACCGAATTATATAGTGAGTATCATATTACACAACAAACGGATTACAATACCGGATTACACAACAACAGGTTTCAAAAGCAATGCAAAATCAGGAAAATTCAACTTACTAACCTGTGAAGAGGGCACTTTGGATGTGTGAGTGATAGAGAATGTGGGGTTTAGAGAAATTTGagagatgaagagaaagaaaCCTTGGAATGGGGGTGTGGTGCGGCGCCGCTGGAAGGGAACAAAAAGAAGAGGCACGAAGGTGAAAGTGAAGGTTAGGTTAAAGgttaaaagtatattaaaatattatttaaattttttaatatttttactaaagGGTATATTAGTAAATGTGCTTTTAGTATGGGGTGGGAGAAGAAatcatggaggtgcaggaagaagttgTCCTATAGCATTTGCAGTTGGTTTGAACTATTTTGAGATTACCATTATCTAGTTGTctctaaaaaaaatcttttgttTAGTAACTAAATGAtatcacaattatttttttgttgtagttaactttattgttatttttatttaatatttatttttaaaataatttacttaaattacaattatttaaatttttatttcctaaaatgtagagaaattaaaaaattcgaCATCACCAAAATAAGATATTACGACAATCGAAGTCTTAACTATAGTATATACCAAGGGCATCACCATACACGACAGCCAATTTCTTGAGGCACTCAGTTTTTCTTTCACTCATTACAAGAATAATGTGGTTTAGGTGTGAAGCATatgtttaataatataatttgctTTAGTTTAGCACGTTTAACATGTCTTAGACAATCTAACCTTGCTTAAATAGTCTAAACTGTCTATTATAGTTCTGAATTAACCAGGTTAGAATGTCAAATTAGGGTTATGGACTAACACAAATTAAATAATCTAACTTGGGTGTTAAGTTGTCCAATCAAATCACTATATTCATTTCTTTCAAAATTGCATGTTCTCTGTAATTTGATTTAGTTTACACTGTCTAAACTGCCTTAGACATGCGAAGACGAATTGATCGATATTTGCCACAATATCATCAAAAGTGGATAACATTATGGAATGATTGACATAACCATTTAATTGAATACAATTAATTTCACAAAAATGGTCATTTGTGTGATATCACCTCATACAGACAACGATACATTGCATGCACTATTCGATACATATCACATCAATAATCAAGATCCAATGGGGATGTAAGCTCAAACTcaaatacattttatttatttctttgtgcATCAACTCACTTACCATTTAATTTTTCCAACAATATAATACGCCATAAGAGACACATACACCTCAACCATAGACATCTTATCAGGATGTTGGATCTTTCGCCAACATTCACGAGCGTCCACAATCACATATTGGTCAAACTATTTTTCAGCCATCTTTAGTGCTTCCATATGTTGATCATCATCATCACACACCACCACAATCTTTATATCAATATGTTGCATACACATATAATATTTCTCCATCGCAACCACATCTTTTTCCAAGCACATAAAATATGATTGTCACACATATAATGTCTTCCCATTATGGAGCTCAAGTGACAATGCCAAACAAcaagataataataatgatgataacAATGATCGAGTTGAAATCGATATACTAGTATACAACCTATAAGACAAACTTGAAGACCAACTTGTAACAccaatttctatttattttttacaacccaaactaaattaaataaacattttaatttcaaaattaaagtctaaatatttatttaaaaatttgtcACACAAATTCTTAACTTGAAAATCTACATGAAATAAATACAATGCAATTTACtgaataaaaatacataaaacattaaatacaaaaaagaaatcacaaaaataaccCTAGTtacttctaaaaataaaaaagaaaaaaaaattatttctgaaGTCGTGgccaatttaatttaaaaatagataaaatttatACACTGACCAAAAATTATATGTACTTACAACATGTGTGGATTAGGTTCTTCCGTTGTGATTGTGTTAATTCAACTAGTTAATTTTAAAGAACCGTTCTTACCAACAATAATTCTCCTTCATAACGAAGTACTTCCTCTTCGGAAACTACAACTTTTTCTTCACCAGGTGAAGAAGACTAAATGTCCTAGCTTCTTATGTCTTTATCTTTTAAGAACACTTAGAAGAGTAGTGTCCTCTTTCAAGACACTTGAAGCATTGAATATTTCATGTTCTAGTTTTTGTAGAAGGTTccttataattatatttttctttttccttttccctTTCCCTACCCCTCTCTTTATTATGCAACCTTTCATCTTTATACGTGGAGGCGTAACCTTCCCTCTTAAGCTCTTTCTTGGAATAGGTTCTATAAAGGATAGTCCTTTCGATTGTTAGACTAGCCGGACATCTCAAAGATCCCAACTAAAAGTGTTTGATAAAAGCCATGAATTGAAGTCTTGAGTGAAGACTTGTTGCCTTATGTGTTTAAGTAGCATAGACTTTGTTTTGGTTGTCTTGAGTTATCTTTTTCCTTTAGTAATGATGAAGGGTCCAAGAACAAAATCATTTTCAATTGGtttaaattggtttttaatTGGTTAAAAAGATTTTCAACtgattaaaaatgttttcaattagttaaaattttgttttctggAAAGTTGTAGTTTTTCAATTgattaaaattgttttcaacTAGTTATAACCCTTTGCCATCAAGCACAAATTTGCCTCTTCATCTCTATTTGATGATTAGTTAGAGGAAGATACATCATTATCTTGccaagcaatgtaggctcttttaGCTTTGCCCTTCTTCTCAAATTTCTTACTTGCTTATCTCTCTTTGGTTTCATTGTTGGGACAATCAACTTTGAGATGATcctgtttaccacatccaaaataggtataattgttagaattaaaatcatttgaagattggttttttttgttgtttttattcaAGAACTTGCTAAATTTTCTGGTAAGCAAGTTAAGAGTTTCTTCATCACTGTCCTCACTTGATTCTTGACCATCTCTATGACCAACAACTTTCAAAGCAATGCTCCTCACATGCTTCTTTTCATGATCATGATCATTCAGCCTGTTCATCTCAAGTTCGtgttccctaagcttaccaACAAGGAGGTTGTAGTCAAGGTAGTCAAATCCTTGAATTCAGAGATAATAGTGACTTTAGGCTGCCAAGATCTGTCCAAGCATTTGAGGATCATGATGTTAAGTTCCTCCCTTTCAAAGATCTTGCCAAGGCTGATGAGATGATTtacaatgtgggtgaatctcttTTATACATCAACAATGGTCTCccctttgagcattctgaacatctaaTACTCCTGAATTAAAGCATGCTTtcttgctctcttcacatcacTGGTTCCTTCATGTGTAACTTCAAGAATATCCCACATCTATTTTTCTGAAGCAtattgtgagaccctgaaaaactcatcagaatttagaACAAATGTGAtgatatttttatcaatataatcAAATTGAGTTCTTTTGCTTTCAgactcagtccattgggaccaaggttttttttttctgaaaacataatcttttttcaaattttggaacaaaaGGGAAATTTACAATGGCATCCCagattcctctatcaattgattccacaaagattttcattttgaCCTTCCAAAACTGATAATTCAGTCCACAAAATAGAGCTAGCCTGTTTATTGAAGCACTCTCCCCAAAGGATAGTTTTTCAGCCATGAAAAAGGTTTTAAGGATCgaaaacttgaatgactttcaagaactcaactcctgatgccaattgttagaaatataggccttaaacaagagggggtgaattgtttatgaaagattttctcAAATATTGAAGGTAGATTGAAAGACCATGAAGAATCAATTAATTAGAAATCAGTTCAGCCAATTAGAAAACAGATTTTAGTTTGATTGtagaaaatcaacctgttgtttttgcgaaacaactaagcaattttaaaaagagtaaggatagagagattaaCACGAAATGTTTATAATAGTTCACTATTtaccaagagttacatccagcCCTCAGAAACAACTGAGatttcactaagtaatcaaaccttgAATACAAACAACATaccaaagtggtgatcttgaacccttcaagaacacacaccacctttaGCAAACAACACACAGTTTTCATAACATCCTCTAAAAATGCACAACACCAAGTCACACAAAATTATATGGAATGTGGAGGAGAATTCATGGAGCATGCCTATTTAAGGAGAGTCATGGAAACACACACAAGACACCAATATCTCTGAGTGCAATGTTGCTtcctttgtttatttttctacattttttatctttgtattttgcatTCGTATGGAAGGATAAACCTCTTttgttgattcctttgtaactTCCCATTGACTTCTAAGGTTTTGATCAATCAAAGTTTcatctttcaattttttataacaattgttttaatattttattctcttaGAAAATTGGGTTTTGGGAGAGATTATACTTGAatgcatgattgagagtctttcttatcttaaactttggtttcttagttagttcacattgttttaattaatttcttgggtgCATGATTTAAGAGAGAGGAGATAAACATTcacatggagtatacgcatggaacaaagtgggtactgattaaaccagtagacgcatgATTTATTGTTGGGCTTTATTGAATCAGATTGATGCATGGTCAATTTGGTTTAGCTATGTTTGATGATTGATAAATGACTAATATTTAGAGAACCTATGAAGAGTTTAATTGTGGAAGAACATGAGGATCAACCAATTTTTATCtactattttaatctcttttatattttaagttaaaCAATCTTaaccctttttatctttattgttattgctaacttttctTGCTTCTAGATAGATTTTGAACACTGATTTTAGTATTGGATTTGTTGGGAGACAACTTGGGGTCATCtaaccacaattatactatcatctctttAACGTTAGACAAGTTTACGctgaaatcattttaatttgacagcaaaacgataGCTATCAGTATGTATGGGGAGAGAAGAGGTCAAAATTATAATGCAAATTATGGAAGTGAAATACAAAGCTTTAATAAGTTTATTGAGGAGTCTAGTCTGGTTGATATTCCTTTGGTGGGTAGAAAGTTTACTTGGTACAAACCTAATGGGACAGTGAAGAGCAGAATAGATAGAGTTCTAGTCTCCCTTGAATGGTTAGAGAAGTGGCCGGGAAGTAAATTGTATGCGGAAGGGAGATCGGTTTTAGACCATTGTGCTTTAGTGTTAAAAGAGATAAATATCGACTGGGGTCCAAAACCGTTTAGATGTCTTAATGTGTGGCAAAAAGACGGTCGGTTTAAGGAATTTGTAAGGAATAAGTGAGCAAGCTATGATATAAGGGGAAACAGTTTGTACGTTTTaaaagagaaattgaaaaggTTAAAGTTTGATATAAGGAACTGGAACAAACACGTCTTTGGAGATGTTAATAAACAAAGAGTGGAATTGGAAAAGAGAATCCAAGATCTGGATGGAAAAGATGACGAGGGGGAGTTGAGTGTGGAAGATAGAGAAGAGAGGAGACAACTGTTAGCTGACCTGGGGCAAGTCCGAGCGAAACAAGAGGCGATTTTACAGCAAAAAGCAAGATTCAGTTGGTTAAGTCAGGGGGATttgaatacaaaattttatcatTCAAGCATTAAGTGGAGGAGGATGTTTAACGGGATTAATGGCCTCAAGGTCAGAGATCAATGGTGCGAAGACCCAACCAAAGTAAAGGATAGAGTGAAGGCATTTTTTTAGGGCAGATTtagtgggggggggggggggggaatcCTCTGGTTAGATTGGATAATGTTCGGTTTAAGGGTATATCTAGGGAGGACAATGTAATGTTGGTTGGAAGTATTTCTGAAGAGGAAGTTAAGGAGGCAGTGTAGAATTGTGACAGTTCCAAAAGTCCTGGACCGGATGGATTTAATTTTGGCTTTATAAAATTCGGTTGGGATTTTTTAAAAGGAGATGTTGTAAGTGCGGTACAAAGATTTGCAGAGGGTGGAAGTTGGCCGAAAGGTTCTAATGCCTCATTTATTACCCTTGTTCCAAAGGTTGCAAATCCATAACAACTGAATGAGTTTAAACCGATCTCTTTGGTGGGTTGTGTGTATAAAATTATCTCTAAAATCCTTTCTTCAAGGTTAAAAAGGGTACTAAACAAAGTTATTGATCCCAGACAGTCTGCTTTCTTGGAAGGAAGAGGTTTGTTGGACAGTGTGTTAGTGGCTAACGAGATACTGGAGGAggtaaaaaggaaaaagaaagaatgtgTGGTGTTTAAGATGGACTATGAAAAGGCATACGACTCAGTTAGCTGGGAGTTTATTTACTACATGATGGGAAGATTGGATTTTTGTGGTAAGTGGATTGATTggataaaaaattgtttagaaTCATCCTCAATATATGTGTTAGTAAATGGAAGCCCTACAACTGAGTTTAAACCTCTGAGGGCCTAAGACAAGGGGATCCTTTAGCACCGTTCCTTTTTCTAATTGCGGTTGAAGGTCTTGCAGGGGTAGTTAGGCAAGCGGAAGAAAAGAAGCTAGTAGAAAGTATTGAAGTCGGGGAAAAGCGAGTAAAGGTGTGCATGTTGCAATATGCAGACGACACTCTTTTCTTCTGTAAAGCCTCAACCCAAAGTGTTTTGACTCTAAAGGCTATTCTGAAATGCTTTGAACTTGCTTTTGGTCTTAAGGTTAACTACTCCAAGAGTAAGGTTGGTGGAGTGGGTGTGAATATAAATCAGACGATGACTTTCGCCTCAATCCTTAACTGTGACATTATGAAGACACCTTTCAGTTACTTGGGGGTGTTGGTAGGTGGGAATCATAAGAGGTGTGTCTTTTGGGAAGGTGTGATCACTAAGTTACGGAATAGGCTGAGCACATGGAAAGGGAAAACCCTCTCTTTGGCAGGCAGAGTATGTCTTATCAAATCGGTGCTTACGTCCCTACCACTTTTCTATGTCTCCATTTTTTGTATGCTGATAATTGTGTTGAGGGAAGTGAAAAGGTTACAAAAATCTTTTTGTGGGAGTGGGGGTCAGAGAACCGGAAAATTGCTTGGGTGGCGTGGGATAAGATTTGTCAATCGAAAGATAATGGCGGATTAGGGGTCATTGACATAGAAAAGTTTAACTTGGCTCTTCTAGGGAAATGGATTTGGAGACTTAAGTCTGAAGAGAGCGGTTTATGGAAGGATATTATAGAGTCTAAGTATGGTGGGTGGAGGGGTTTAAGATCTCAAGATCAGTCTTGTAAGGAGTCGATGTGGTGGAGGGACCTCAGGAAAGTTTGGCAGTTAGAGGGGTGGGGAATTGATTTTGAAGATAGAGGTCAATGGGAAGTAGGAGATGGGAAAGAAATCAGATTATGGGAGGATAAGTGGTTGGAAAACATCCCTCTAATGCATAAATTCCCTAGATTATATTCAATCTCCTTGGATACTGGCTGTACTCTTTCACAAGTTGGGAGTTGGAGTAATAATGATTGGTCGTGGAAACTACGGTGGAGAAGAAATCTTTTTGTGTGGGAATCCAGTCTGCTTGATCTTCTAATGCAGAAGTTGGATACCAAAAGGTTAACAAGAGAGGGTGGAGTTAAACCTGATAAATGGCTCTGGAGGGATGTGGATTATACAGATTTCTCTGTGAAGGTAGCATATAAATGCCTCATGGGGGAGGAGTCTGTAGTGGGGGAGGATTTGTTCGCGAATTTTTGGACTTTAAAGACCTTACCTTCGGCACATTTTTTGGCTTGGAGGGTGTTACGTAATGCTATTCCTACTAAGGACAATCTTTCGAGATGCGGTATACCTTTGATATGCGATCGGTGCCCTCTGTGTGGTGTGGAAGAAGAGTCGgtaagatatttattttttgaatgtaaGATTTCTTGGAGAATTTGGGGTATGTGTCTCACGTGGCTGGGTTTCCCTTTGGTGCTACATTGTGATGCACAAATGCACTTTAGGATGTTCAAACCTCTTGGTCTGAACCACGCATTTACCAGGTGTTGGGGGGTATTTGGGTAGGTTTTGTTAGTGAAATTTGGAATCACAGGAATAGGGTTGTGTTTGAGAATGGGCGGGTGGATCTGGTGGAGGAATTTACCGTGGCACAAAGGAAGACTTGGTCTTGGGTCACAGTAAAAGAAAAATCGGCTGCTTTCTCTTACTTAGACTGGTGTTTGGATCCTATTTGTTGTATGAGGTATTTGAAAGTCTgattaattgtgttttttaaCTAACGTTCTTTCCTAGTTTTGGTAGTTGTGGCGTGGTTTGCGCAGGTTCCTTCGGTAATTCCTATATGCAAGGCTAGACTGAGGCTTGGAAAGTGTTGAGTGGTTGTGCAGGTTGTCTTGGTAATTCCTATCTGGCAGGTTTAGACTGATGATTCTGTTCTGTACTGCGGTAAAGGAAGTGTTTATGTTGTATGCTTATCGGTTTGGTGTTGTATCTTAATGGTGTTTGAACTGTGGCAAAAGGATTTGAGGTGTTTTCTGGTTACTTTTGTGGCTAGTTTGGGAGGTTGTTTTGTGTACACTGTAGGGTAAAATTGGCTTACGTTCTCTTCTAATAAGGGTCGGTTTGTCGTTGTTAGTACTTGGGTCTTTGGTATAACTCAGTCTATTACAAAGTTATGGCTTAATTGTTGGATGATGTGTCTTGTATTTTTGAGTTTGTCTCTTGGGTAAGGTCCTTCAGCTTGATGACAATGATCTTGTTTTGTTGTTGGATGCATGCCTTTATTTGAGGGTGTGACCGCTTTGGCGGGGTGAGACAACTGTATCTGGTTAGTTTCTATATCTTGGTTTGGTTTTTTACCTTGATATGTAGTACAATGTTTATCGGATCCTTAGTTGGTAGGGTTCTAGGATCATGTAATTTGggattttgtataagggttgagacaccccttaaatgtctctttttattttatttattctttactgataaaaaaaaatgtatgtggTGGTATGTTTGTGTGCGATGGGTCTATGTATGTGGGAATGGGAGGAGGGGGTGTGCATATGTGTGTCCGTGTATGAGTATGTGCATGATTGCGTGTGTGGGTGGATGCATTCATGCGTGTGTGGGTGTGAATGTGTTTGTGTGTATATATGCATGTGTGTATGTACGTGAGTGTGTATATCTACACCTACATATGTGTGTATTATTGTATATAAAGTAACAattgtattaaaaatttaaaattatatcacATATTCTAGTTGAGTTACCCAAATAAAATCATAGCATTAATTTAAAACTCATTACtgtctttattttcttaattaatatttttttaaaacttaaaataactCTGATGTATGGTAAGACTaaaaaggaaattaagaaaatgtCAATAATCTAAGACTAAAATCTAAGActaaaaaagaaatttataaCAACTAAAATCAAACAATATCATATCTCAaggaattaaaaatatatttaaagataaaaaaaataagagccatgaaataaaatttgtcttttcttctaaaaaattatctttagaaaataaacactaaaaaaaaaaaaacgatttACATACGgacaaaatccgtatgtaacagcagaaattcgtaggtaaatcagcattacctacggatTTTCCACGGAAAAAAATTCATATGTAATGTTGGTGTCGGTAATTTACCTACGAAATATGAACCCGTGGGTAACAGCAGTCTGTGGGTAATACCCACGCACATCTGTCCGTAGGTAATACCCACGAACAGCAGTCCGTAGGTAATACCCACGAACAACAGTCCGTAGGTAATTCCCACGAACAGCAGTTCGTAGGTAATTCCGTATGTAATCATACATCCATCAAAATATCAATTCATACATTTAAATGAATGCCTTTTTTAAAACCTGCATAATTTAACATATCCAACacacatttaatttcaaattcaaatataacataattaaaatctaatcatataaaagataacataatataaagtCAAGTCCACCTtaaacatctaaaaatcaaaacaaacttGAAACATAACTAAAGATCCTAATTCAAAAATAAAGTGAACTTGTAATGTATTTTGTtgttaaaaaaaactacaaacaTAATCCTAATAGTCTGCATAATGATTATCGTCATCTTGTTGTTCCATGGGTGGTTCCTTTTGCCTTGGTGGTTCTTGTGGTGACAATACTTGTTGAGATTGTTGTGCAACAGAACTTCGTGCTTCGGGAGGAAGGAAAGGAAGAATGATACTAACCAATGATTTCACATGCTCGGTGAGTTTATCATTGTGTTCCTTATAATTTCAAACTTCTTCCTTTAGCAACAAAACCCTTGGTGAATCCTCAGAGGAACTCGAAGGTTGATTATAGGTGAGAGTATTACCACGTTTAAAGTTATGAGCCAAGTCTCCAACCCCGTAGATTCGACCTTTCTTCTTGCCACCTGCTGCAAGAAGCCAACTTTCAAGTCTAATTCTGTCTTCCTCTGCAGAATCTATAGGGGATGATCCAGATGCAACCTTTGATCTGACTTGGGAAAGTCTACTATGAAATTCTTCCTATTATTGATACACAAAAATAATGTCATATGTAcaatatataactaaaataaagacaaataaCAACAAAATGTAACTCACGTGTGTACGTCTCGATCTTTCATCAACAAATTCACCACTACTTTTTCGTATATGAGTCTACATAAATACCTCATCAATATATGCAGGACGACCCAACTCTTTTGCCtataaacaacaaacaaaaataatattatttttatgcaaAACAATATCATCCAACTTCTTAAACTTGATATAATCCAATGTAGTATTATCAAATATCTAACCTTCAAACATTGTATAATAGAATAATATCTAATcataaaacataattcaaaaccAATTACAAACAAAGTCCAATGCAACTTATATGTTTCGTGAATACATACCATGCGAATGGCATGCTCATGTGTACTAATGGAGCCACCTGTGTGTAAAGAACCACCTGTATCAGATGT
The sequence above is a segment of the Phaseolus vulgaris cultivar G19833 chromosome 2, P. vulgaris v2.0, whole genome shotgun sequence genome. Coding sequences within it:
- the LOC137809041 gene encoding uncharacterized protein, producing MYGERRGQNYNANYGSEIQSFNKFIEESSLVDIPLVGRKFTWYKPNGTVKSRIDRVLVSLEWLEKWPGSKLYAEGRSVLDHCALVLKEINIDWGPKPFRCLNVWQKDGRFKEFVRNKLKRVLNKVIDPRQSAFLEGRGLLDSVLVANEILEEVKRKKKECVVFKMDYEKAYDSVSWEFIYYMMGRLDFCGLAGVVRQAEEKKLVESIEVGEKRVKVCMLQYADDTLFFCKASTQSVLTLKAILKCFELAFGLKVNYSKSKVGGVGVNINQTMTFASILNCDIMKTPFSYLGVLVGGNHKRCVFWEGVITKLRNRLSTWKGKTLSLAGRVTKIFLWEWGSENRKIAWVAWDKICQSKDNGGLGVIDIEKFNLALLGKWIWRLKSEESGLWKDIIESKYGGWRGLRSQDQSCKESMWWRDLRKVWQLEGWGIDFEDRGQWEVGDGKEIRLWEDKWLENIPLMHKFPRLYSISLDTGCTLSQVGSWSNNDWSWKLRWRRNLFVWESSLLDLLMQKLDTKRLTREGGVKPDKWLWRDVDYTDFSVKVAYKCLMGEESVVGEDLFANFWTLKTLPSAHFLAWRVLRNAIPTKDNLSRCGIPLICDRCPLCGVEEESDVQTSWSEPRIYQVLGGIWVGFVSEIWNHRNRVVFENGRVDLVEEFTVAQRKTWSWVTVKEKSAAFSYLDWCLDPICCMRFRLMILFCTAVKEVFMLYAYRFGVVS